The following are encoded together in the Asticcacaulis sp. genome:
- a CDS encoding SMP-30/gluconolactonase/LRE family protein translates to MLAASLTVLSFGIWSSAQAGQSVFVTAPHDPLAITVKAVGDGKADDTAAIQAAIDTAAKSGAGSIVWLPSGRYRLTRTLLVPPAVRLFGEGAKRPTLVLADRTSGFDTGVKTMVTFTGADQYATGPVPVPVPSAMPGKPDVRDANSGTFYSALSNIDFEIGDGNPAAAAVRFRVAQHGYLSHIDFHIGSGFAGIYQAGNEAEDLHFYGGRYGVVTEKTSPAWQFTLIDSHFEGQRDAAIREHEVDLTLVNVTIKDTPTGIDIDKGYSDSLWGKDVRFERVSNAAVVISNENSPFTQIGFDNAMAANVPVFARFRESGKTVKGPAKAYQIGAFNYGLKIDNLGEMGHFDTHFQAKPLAQLPKWDGPVLPALPPVDQWVDVRSQGVIGDGVADDTAALQKVIDNNRVVYLPIGHYLVSDTLHLRPDTVLIALHPSATQITLAENTPAYQGVGNAKALVESARGGNAIITGLGLFTGGVNPRATALLWKAGEGSLVEDVRIHGGHGTLLPNGKRVDFSDPKFRMDGQHPGIWVTDGGGGTFVANWTPNTMSDAGFYVSNTKTPGHVYELSAEHHNRHEIVLDNVENWEFLAPQTEQEVIDGLESMSLEVRNSKNILFANYHAYRVTRSLKPAPTAVKLFNVDNIRFRNMSTNAESGYATCDDNGCGTYLRASKFSFENAVTDMTHKLEVRERQFAVLDVSAMPPAPQPANVPAGLTDAKVEKLEDGFYSIAGGAVDDKGNLYFVDHHFHRIYRWSEAKGLEVVSDAALDPVNLAVDKSGHLMVLSSDGPNATVYSLDPWAATPELTRIAPTPVAAHPDAVTALPGNLWNNGEFRDQLDPKTYTFTTLAEMFARDVAIPKPLEYVSPDDSLVLPAFRVYRQGPTNFQGWRWSDTLDTYGFVTGKPGDRVTVSNGSEGRIYSGQVGQGGSLTDLKPLTDRGGESVAVDAKGRLFVANGQVFIYDNEGKSLGRIDTPERPLQLIFGGPDRQTLFILTHHSLYSLDVKGF, encoded by the coding sequence ATGCTCGCTGCGTCCCTGACCGTTCTCTCGTTTGGCATCTGGTCATCGGCCCAGGCCGGCCAGTCGGTTTTCGTGACCGCGCCCCACGATCCGCTGGCCATAACAGTGAAAGCGGTGGGCGATGGCAAGGCGGACGATACGGCCGCGATCCAGGCCGCGATCGATACCGCCGCCAAATCCGGCGCCGGCAGTATTGTCTGGCTGCCATCCGGCCGCTATCGCCTCACACGGACCCTGCTCGTGCCGCCAGCGGTGCGGTTGTTTGGCGAAGGCGCGAAACGGCCCACGCTTGTCCTGGCGGACCGGACGTCGGGGTTCGATACGGGTGTGAAAACCATGGTGACCTTCACCGGCGCCGATCAATATGCCACCGGCCCCGTGCCCGTGCCGGTGCCCTCGGCCATGCCCGGCAAACCCGATGTGCGTGATGCCAATTCCGGGACGTTCTATTCGGCGCTGTCGAATATTGATTTTGAAATCGGCGATGGCAATCCGGCCGCGGCGGCCGTACGCTTCCGGGTCGCCCAGCATGGCTATCTCAGCCATATCGACTTCCATATCGGCTCAGGCTTTGCCGGTATTTACCAGGCCGGTAACGAAGCCGAAGATCTGCACTTCTATGGCGGGCGCTACGGCGTTGTCACCGAAAAGACCTCGCCCGCCTGGCAATTCACCCTGATTGACTCGCACTTTGAAGGCCAGCGCGATGCCGCCATCCGCGAGCACGAGGTCGATCTCACCCTTGTCAACGTCACGATCAAGGATACGCCGACCGGCATCGATATCGACAAGGGCTACAGCGACAGCCTGTGGGGCAAGGACGTGCGCTTCGAGCGCGTGTCGAACGCCGCCGTGGTCATCAGCAATGAGAACAGCCCCTTTACCCAGATCGGCTTCGATAACGCCATGGCCGCGAACGTACCCGTTTTCGCCCGCTTCCGCGAGTCCGGGAAAACCGTCAAAGGACCGGCCAAAGCGTACCAGATCGGCGCATTCAATTACGGGCTAAAAATCGATAACCTCGGCGAAATGGGGCATTTCGACACCCACTTCCAGGCCAAGCCGCTGGCGCAACTGCCCAAATGGGATGGTCCCGTGCTGCCGGCCCTGCCGCCTGTCGATCAGTGGGTGGATGTCCGCAGCCAGGGCGTTATCGGTGACGGCGTGGCCGACGATACGGCGGCCCTTCAAAAGGTCATCGATAATAATCGCGTCGTTTATCTGCCGATCGGCCATTACCTGGTCAGCGACACCCTGCATCTGCGCCCGGACACGGTTCTGATCGCCCTGCATCCCAGCGCGACCCAGATCACCCTGGCTGAAAATACGCCGGCCTACCAAGGCGTCGGCAATGCCAAGGCCCTGGTCGAAAGCGCCAGGGGTGGCAACGCCATCATCACCGGCCTCGGCCTGTTCACCGGCGGCGTCAATCCGCGCGCCACGGCGCTGCTGTGGAAGGCCGGTGAAGGCTCGCTGGTGGAAGATGTCCGCATCCACGGCGGCCACGGCACGCTTCTGCCCAATGGCAAGCGCGTCGATTTCTCCGACCCTAAGTTCCGCATGGATGGCCAGCATCCCGGCATCTGGGTGACCGATGGCGGCGGCGGCACCTTCGTGGCCAACTGGACGCCCAATACCATGTCGGACGCAGGCTTCTATGTCAGTAATACCAAGACCCCCGGCCATGTCTATGAACTGTCGGCCGAGCACCATAACCGCCATGAAATCGTGCTCGACAACGTGGAAAACTGGGAATTCCTGGCGCCCCAAACCGAGCAGGAAGTGATCGACGGGCTGGAATCGATGTCGCTGGAAGTGCGCAACTCGAAGAACATCCTGTTCGCCAATTATCACGCCTATCGCGTGACCCGCAGCCTGAAACCGGCACCGACCGCCGTCAAACTGTTCAATGTCGATAATATCCGCTTCCGTAATATGTCCACCAATGCCGAAAGCGGCTACGCCACCTGCGATGATAACGGTTGCGGCACCTATCTGCGCGCCAGCAAGTTCTCGTTTGAAAATGCCGTCACCGACATGACGCACAAGCTAGAGGTGCGTGAGCGGCAGTTCGCCGTGCTCGACGTATCGGCCATGCCGCCGGCGCCTCAGCCTGCGAACGTGCCGGCCGGCCTGACGGATGCGAAGGTCGAAAAGCTGGAGGACGGTTTCTATTCGATCGCCGGGGGCGCGGTCGATGACAAGGGCAATCTCTATTTTGTCGACCACCACTTCCACCGCATCTATCGCTGGTCGGAAGCAAAGGGCCTGGAAGTCGTGAGCGATGCCGCACTCGACCCGGTCAACCTGGCCGTCGATAAATCCGGGCACCTGATGGTCCTGTCCTCGGATGGCCCGAACGCCACGGTCTACAGCCTCGATCCGTGGGCCGCCACGCCGGAACTGACCCGCATTGCGCCCACGCCGGTCGCGGCGCACCCCGACGCGGTCACCGCCCTGCCCGGCAATCTCTGGAACAACGGCGAATTCCGCGACCAGCTCGATCCGAAGACCTACACCTTCACCACGCTGGCGGAGATGTTCGCGCGCGACGTCGCTATCCCGAAGCCGCTTGAATATGTCTCTCCGGATGACAGCCTGGTCCTGCCGGCCTTCCGCGTCTACAGGCAGGGGCCGACCAACTTCCAGGGCTGGCGGTGGTCCGATACGCTCGACACCTACGGCTTCGTCACGGGCAAGCCCGGCGACCGGGTGACGGTCAGCAACGGCTCCGAAGGGCGGATCTACAGCGGGCAGGTCGGACAAGGCGGCAGCCTGACCGATCTGAAGCCGCTGACCGACCGCGGCGGTGAAAGCGTCGCCGTCGATGCCAAAGGGCGGCTGTTCGTCGCCAACGGGCAGGTCTTCATCTATGACAATGAAGGCAAATCCCTCGGCCGCATCGATACGCCGGAACGGCCGCTGCAACTGATCTTCGGCGGCCCCGACCGACAGACGCTGTTCATTCTCACACATCACAGCCTTTACAGCCTCGATGTGAAAGGTTTCTGA
- a CDS encoding GntP family permease, whose translation MLALSPETTALVIVLAAVVSLIVMIAWAKVQPLLAFVVASILAALLLQMPLDKVTHSIEQGIGDMVGSLAVLLAFGAIFGKIVADSGAAKKISKVLIGLFGDKRIALALCLTGFIVGIPLFYNVGFVLLVPLIFSVARQSARPIVFLAVPVMAGLSIAHGFLPPHPSPAAIVPMFSANMGLTLIYGLIVGIPTALIAGPVFALSVRHIRANPPALFVAEEIPDDQLPSAANSFLTALLPVILLTGFTLLGYASGLDASEKALISFLGNPMIVMLVSVIVALVTPGLGRRKPLGELMTGSGTALREIAPILLIIAGAGALKQIFVDGGVNDQLGILLKSLPVPPLVLGWLIAGVIRLSLGSATVAGLTAAGLVTPLVKASGVDPNLMVLAVGAGSLMFSHVNDSGFWMFKEYFGLSVKDTLRSWTLMEGLVGIFGLIFVLILNQFLK comes from the coding sequence ATGCTGGCCCTGTCCCCGGAAACGACCGCCCTGGTCATCGTCCTCGCCGCGGTCGTGTCCCTGATCGTCATGATCGCCTGGGCCAAGGTCCAGCCCCTGCTGGCCTTTGTCGTGGCATCGATTCTGGCCGCTCTGCTGCTGCAAATGCCGCTCGACAAGGTGACGCATTCGATCGAGCAGGGCATCGGGGATATGGTGGGCTCGCTCGCCGTATTACTGGCCTTCGGCGCCATCTTCGGCAAGATCGTTGCCGACAGCGGCGCGGCCAAGAAGATCTCCAAGGTGCTGATCGGGCTGTTCGGCGACAAGCGCATTGCCCTGGCCCTGTGCCTGACCGGCTTTATCGTCGGCATTCCCCTCTTCTATAACGTAGGGTTCGTATTGCTGGTGCCGCTGATTTTCTCGGTGGCGCGCCAGTCTGCCCGGCCGATCGTATTCCTCGCCGTGCCGGTCATGGCGGGCCTGTCCATTGCGCACGGCTTCCTGCCGCCGCATCCGTCACCAGCGGCGATCGTGCCCATGTTCAGCGCCAATATGGGCCTGACCCTGATCTACGGGCTTATCGTCGGCATCCCCACCGCCCTGATCGCCGGCCCGGTGTTTGCCCTGAGCGTCAGGCACATCCGGGCCAATCCACCGGCGCTGTTCGTTGCGGAGGAGATTCCGGACGACCAGTTGCCGTCAGCGGCCAACAGCTTCCTGACCGCGCTTCTGCCGGTCATCCTCCTGACTGGTTTCACCCTGCTCGGTTATGCCAGCGGTCTCGATGCGTCTGAGAAGGCGCTCATCAGTTTCCTCGGCAATCCGATGATCGTGATGCTGGTGTCCGTCATTGTGGCGCTGGTGACCCCGGGCCTGGGGCGGCGCAAGCCGCTGGGCGAACTCATGACCGGCTCGGGCACGGCCCTGCGCGAAATCGCCCCGATCCTGCTGATCATCGCCGGCGCGGGCGCCCTGAAGCAGATCTTCGTCGATGGCGGCGTCAATGATCAGCTTGGCATTCTGCTCAAGAGCCTGCCGGTGCCGCCGCTGGTCCTGGGCTGGCTGATCGCCGGGGTCATCCGCCTGTCCCTGGGTTCGGCGACGGTGGCCGGATTAACCGCCGCAGGACTGGTCACGCCGCTGGTCAAGGCCAGCGGGGTCGATCCGAACCTCATGGTGCTGGCGGTCGGCGCCGGCAGTCTGATGTTCAGCCATGTCAACGATTCCGGCTTCTGGATGTTCAAGGAATATTTCGGCCTGTCCGTCAAGGACACCCTGCGGTCCTGGACCCTGATGGAGGGCCTGGTCGGTATATTCGGACTGATCTTCGTCCTCATTCTCAATCAGTTTCTGAAATAG
- a CDS encoding potassium-transporting ATPase subunit F has protein sequence MTVLYVAAGLITLAIAGYLIIALIRPELFP, from the coding sequence ATGACCGTTCTCTATGTCGCGGCCGGCCTCATCACCCTGGCCATAGCGGGCTATCTGATCATCGCCCTGATCAGGCCCGAACTCTTTCCGTAA
- the kdpA gene encoding potassium-transporting ATPase subunit KdpA, which translates to MSYALTGNSWLQLALYLAALIALAWPLGLYMAKILTAERLFMAPVENAVYGALGIKPSEDMTWKNYATAVIVFSFGGFALLYLVLLFQSHLGLNPQGMADLTPDLAFNTAVSFVTNTNWQSYAGESTLGYASQMLGLSVQNFLSAAVGISVMAALIRGLSRQSAKGIGNFWVDLVRSTLYVLLPLALVWAVLLGSQGVIQTLDAYVTGHTLEGAQQTLALGPVASQEAIKMLGTNGGGFFNTNSSHPFENPTPLSNFIEVLAILLIPAACCFAFGQMIGDKRQGIAVLAAMTLVFVPLTLFCVSAEQGGNPHFTALGVDQLASATQAGGNMEGKETRFGIVNSALWATATTAASNGSVNAMHDSFTPLGGAVPMLLMKFGEVIYGGVGSGLYGMLVFVIITVFIAGLMVGRTPEYLGKKIQAFEIKMASIAILAPCAFVLIGTALAVLTPWGKAGLYNPGAQGFSEALYAFTSAANNNGSAFAGLGANTPFYNTALGICMLFGRFFVLLPVLAVAGSLATKKAVPVSAGTLPTHTPLFIAVLIGVILLVGVLTYLPALALGPIVEHLNMIKG; encoded by the coding sequence ATGTCCTATGCACTCACGGGCAATAGCTGGTTGCAGCTTGCCCTTTATCTGGCTGCGCTTATCGCGCTCGCCTGGCCGCTTGGCCTTTACATGGCTAAAATCCTCACGGCCGAGCGCCTTTTCATGGCGCCGGTCGAAAACGCCGTTTATGGCGCGCTAGGCATCAAGCCCTCCGAAGACATGACCTGGAAAAACTATGCCACGGCGGTCATCGTCTTTTCCTTCGGCGGTTTTGCCCTGCTCTACCTGGTCCTGCTGTTCCAGAGCCACCTGGGCCTTAATCCACAGGGCATGGCCGACCTGACGCCCGACCTTGCCTTCAATACGGCGGTCAGCTTCGTCACCAATACCAACTGGCAATCCTATGCCGGTGAAAGCACGCTTGGCTATGCCAGTCAGATGCTCGGCCTAAGCGTGCAGAACTTCCTGTCGGCGGCGGTGGGCATCTCAGTGATGGCGGCGCTGATCCGTGGTCTTTCCCGCCAGTCCGCCAAAGGCATAGGCAATTTCTGGGTCGATCTGGTGCGCAGCACGCTTTATGTCCTGCTGCCCCTGGCCCTGGTCTGGGCCGTGCTTTTGGGCTCGCAGGGTGTCATCCAGACGCTTGATGCCTATGTCACCGGCCACACGCTGGAAGGCGCGCAGCAGACCCTGGCGCTGGGCCCCGTGGCCAGCCAGGAAGCCATCAAGATGCTCGGCACCAATGGCGGCGGCTTCTTCAACACCAATTCATCGCATCCGTTCGAGAATCCGACACCGCTTTCCAACTTCATTGAGGTGCTGGCCATCCTGCTGATCCCTGCGGCCTGCTGCTTTGCCTTCGGCCAGATGATCGGCGACAAGCGTCAGGGTATCGCCGTTCTGGCCGCCATGACCCTGGTTTTTGTGCCGCTGACGCTCTTCTGCGTCTCGGCCGAACAGGGCGGCAACCCGCATTTCACCGCGCTGGGCGTCGATCAACTCGCCTCGGCCACCCAGGCCGGCGGAAACATGGAAGGCAAGGAGACCCGCTTCGGCATCGTCAATTCCGCCCTGTGGGCCACGGCCACCACCGCTGCTTCCAATGGCTCGGTCAATGCCATGCATGACAGCTTCACGCCTCTGGGCGGCGCCGTGCCCATGCTGCTGATGAAGTTCGGCGAAGTCATCTATGGCGGCGTTGGCTCCGGGCTTTACGGGATGCTCGTCTTCGTCATCATCACCGTCTTTATCGCCGGACTGATGGTCGGTCGCACGCCGGAATATCTCGGCAAGAAGATCCAGGCGTTCGAGATCAAGATGGCCTCAATCGCCATACTCGCGCCCTGCGCCTTCGTGCTGATCGGTACGGCGTTGGCGGTGCTGACCCCCTGGGGCAAGGCCGGACTCTATAATCCCGGCGCGCAAGGCTTCTCCGAGGCGCTCTACGCCTTCACCTCGGCGGCCAACAACAACGGCTCGGCCTTCGCGGGCCTCGGCGCCAATACGCCCTTCTATAATACGGCACTCGGCATCTGCATGTTGTTCGGACGGTTCTTTGTCCTGCTGCCGGTCCTGGCCGTCGCCGGGTCGCTGGCCACCAAAAAGGCTGTCCCCGTCTCGGCCGGCACCCTGCCCACCCATACCCCGCTGTTCATCGCGGTCCTGATCGGCGTCATTCTGCTGGTCGGCGTCCTGACCTACCTGCCGGCATTGGCCCTGGGGCCAATCGTCGAGCACCTCAACATGATTAAGGGCTAA
- the kdpB gene encoding potassium-transporting ATPase subunit KdpB codes for MSSITAKKSGLFEGADLGSVLKQTIQRLNPAYQVRNPVMFVVFIGSIVTTLIFAVMLAAPTSVIGTSVSGGQPLWFIGLITFWLWFTLLFANFAEAIAEGKGKAQADSLRSARKDVSAKKLDKSGQVSIVAANTLRKGDLVLIEAGDVVPADGEVIEGIASVDESAVTGESAPVIRESGGDRDAVTGGTRVLSDQIKVRVTSDPGESFLDRMIGLVESAKRQKTPNEIALSILLAAMTLIFLLAVATLLPFSLFSVARAGSGSVITIVVLIALLVCLIPTTIGGLLSAIGISGMQRLIKANVIATSGRAVEAAGDVNVLLLDKTGTITFGNRQAVEFFPAPGVTARQLAEAAELASLADETPEGRSIVTLARTQFGLAERTANDVEATFIPFSAEQRLSGIVVNERHIMKGAGDAIAALVALKGGAVTSEVTAQIDDIARKGGTPLTVAEGPQVLGVVYLKDIVKPGIKARLADLRKMGIKSVMITGDNPLTAAAIASEAGVDDFIAQATPETKLKYIRQMQAGGEMVAMVGDGTNDAPALAQSDVAVAMNSGTQAAKEAGNMVDLDSDPTKLIEIVEIGKQLLMTRGALTTFSISNDLAKYFAIIPAAFATTYPALGLLNIMHLASPQSAILAAVIFNALIIIALVPLALKGVKYRAARAQNLLTRNVLIYGLGGVITPFIGIKLIDMGLAAVGLA; via the coding sequence ATGTCCTCTATAACCGCTAAAAAGTCCGGCCTGTTTGAAGGCGCCGATCTCGGCTCAGTCCTCAAACAAACAATCCAGCGCCTCAACCCGGCCTATCAGGTGCGCAATCCGGTGATGTTCGTCGTCTTTATCGGCTCGATCGTCACCACTTTGATCTTCGCCGTCATGCTGGCCGCACCCACAAGCGTCATTGGCACTTCAGTTTCTGGGGGCCAACCCCTGTGGTTTATCGGCCTGATCACCTTCTGGCTGTGGTTCACGCTTCTGTTTGCCAACTTCGCCGAGGCCATCGCCGAAGGCAAGGGCAAGGCCCAGGCCGACAGTCTGCGCTCCGCCCGCAAGGATGTGTCGGCCAAAAAGCTCGACAAATCGGGCCAGGTCTCGATCGTCGCCGCCAACACCCTGCGCAAGGGCGACCTTGTCCTGATCGAGGCCGGCGATGTCGTCCCCGCCGATGGCGAGGTCATCGAGGGCATTGCCTCGGTCGATGAAAGCGCCGTCACTGGCGAGAGCGCCCCGGTCATCCGCGAATCCGGCGGCGACCGCGATGCTGTCACCGGCGGCACGCGCGTCCTTTCCGACCAGATAAAGGTGCGCGTCACCTCCGATCCCGGCGAGAGCTTCCTCGACCGCATGATCGGCCTGGTGGAAAGCGCCAAACGCCAGAAGACGCCCAACGAGATCGCCCTGTCGATCCTGCTGGCCGCCATGACCCTTATCTTCCTGCTGGCCGTGGCCACCCTCCTGCCCTTCTCGCTGTTTTCGGTGGCGCGCGCCGGTTCCGGCTCGGTCATCACCATCGTGGTGCTGATCGCCCTGCTGGTCTGCCTGATTCCGACCACCATCGGCGGGCTTCTGTCGGCCATCGGTATTTCGGGGATGCAGCGCCTGATCAAGGCCAATGTCATCGCTACCTCCGGCCGCGCGGTCGAGGCCGCCGGCGACGTCAACGTCCTGCTGCTGGATAAAACCGGCACCATCACCTTCGGCAATCGCCAGGCGGTCGAGTTCTTCCCGGCGCCGGGCGTCACCGCCCGGCAACTGGCCGAGGCCGCCGAACTGGCCTCATTGGCTGACGAGACCCCGGAAGGCCGCTCAATCGTGACGCTTGCCCGCACGCAGTTCGGCCTGGCCGAAAGAACCGCCAATGATGTGGAGGCCACCTTCATACCCTTCAGCGCCGAACAGCGCCTCTCAGGCATCGTGGTCAATGAGCGCCATATCATGAAGGGCGCTGGCGATGCCATTGCCGCGCTTGTCGCCCTGAAAGGCGGCGCGGTAACATCGGAAGTGACCGCCCAGATCGACGATATCGCCCGCAAGGGCGGCACGCCGCTGACCGTCGCCGAAGGCCCGCAGGTGCTGGGCGTGGTCTACCTCAAGGATATCGTCAAGCCTGGCATCAAGGCGCGCCTGGCCGACCTGCGCAAGATGGGCATCAAGTCCGTGATGATCACCGGCGACAATCCGCTGACCGCCGCAGCCATCGCTTCGGAAGCCGGGGTTGATGACTTCATCGCCCAGGCGACGCCCGAGACCAAGCTGAAATATATTCGGCAGATGCAGGCCGGCGGCGAAATGGTCGCCATGGTCGGCGACGGCACCAATGACGCCCCGGCCCTGGCGCAATCCGACGTGGCTGTGGCGATGAATTCCGGCACCCAGGCGGCCAAGGAAGCCGGCAATATGGTCGATCTCGACTCAGACCCCACCAAGCTGATCGAGATCGTCGAGATCGGCAAGCAGCTCCTGATGACACGAGGGGCGCTGACCACCTTCAGCATCTCCAACGACCTGGCCAAGTATTTCGCCATCATCCCGGCGGCGTTCGCCACCACCTATCCGGCGCTGGGCCTGCTCAATATCATGCACCTGGCCTCGCCGCAGAGCGCCATCCTGGCGGCGGTAATCTTCAATGCCCTGATCATCATCGCGCTCGTACCGCTGGCCCTGAAAGGCGTCAAATATCGCGCGGCCAGGGCGCAAAACCTGCTCACCCGCAATGTGCTGATCTATGGCCTGGGCGGCGTCATCACCCCGTTTATCGGCATCAAGCTGATCGATATGGGCCTGGCGGCTGTCGGGCTGGCTTAA
- the kdpC gene encoding potassium-transporting ATPase subunit KdpC: protein MTNLFKQAQATIVSLLFFTLLLGGLYPLLTTAIVQTAFHAKAEGSLIRDGKGQVIGSRLIGQNFSQSQYLWGRLSATGPTPYNAGASSGSNLGVNNPALMEAVKGRIDALKGTKPVPVDLVTASGSGLDPEISPAAAAYQVPRIASARRISAAVVTEAIARSTRGRTFGILGEPRVNVLEVNLRLDGQLK, encoded by the coding sequence ATGACCAATCTCTTCAAACAGGCGCAGGCCACGATCGTCAGTCTGCTGTTCTTCACCCTCCTTCTGGGCGGCCTCTACCCGCTGCTGACCACAGCCATCGTCCAGACCGCTTTTCATGCCAAGGCCGAAGGCAGCCTGATCCGTGACGGCAAGGGCCAGGTGATCGGCTCCCGCCTGATCGGCCAGAATTTCAGCCAATCGCAATATCTCTGGGGCCGGCTGTCGGCTACTGGCCCGACGCCCTATAATGCCGGCGCCTCTTCCGGCTCCAATCTTGGCGTCAACAATCCGGCGTTGATGGAGGCAGTCAAAGGCCGGATCGACGCGCTGAAAGGCACCAAACCCGTACCGGTAGATCTGGTCACTGCCTCCGGCTCCGGCCTCGATCCGGAGATCAGCCCGGCGGCGGCGGCCTACCAGGTGCCGCGCATCGCTAGCGCCCGCCGGATCAGCGCAGCGGTCGTCACCGAAGCCATCGCCCGATCGACCAGGGGCCGCACCTTCGGAATCCTCGGCGAACCGCGCGTCAATGTGCTAGAGGTCAATCTGCGACTGGATGGCCAACTGAAGTGA